In one Juglans regia cultivar Chandler chromosome 11, Walnut 2.0, whole genome shotgun sequence genomic region, the following are encoded:
- the LOC108993550 gene encoding peroxidase 72-like, with the protein MSQFTNLFLVLSLFAFAPLCCFSSKTHGGYLYPQFYDHSCPKAQQIVKSIVVKAVAKEARMAASLLRLHFHDCFVQGCDASLLLDNSGSIVSEKRSNPNRNSARGFEVLDEIKSALEKECPHTVSCADIVALAARDSTVLSGGPSWEVPLGRRDSRSASLSGSNNNIPAPNNTFQTILTKFKRQGLNVVDLVALSGSHTIGNARCTSFRQRLYNQSGNRQPGSTFDQSYAAQLRTKCPRSGGDQNLFFLDFVSPTKFDNSYFKNLLYSKGLLSSDQVLLTKNEASMELVKTFSENNKLFFEQFAQSMIKMGNISPLTGSRGEIRKNCRKINS; encoded by the exons ATGTCTCAGTTTACGAACCTTTTCTTAGTTCTTTCTCTTTTTGCCTTTGCTCCCCTTTGCTGCTTCTCTAGCAAGACCCATGGGGGCTACCTCTACCCACAGTTTTATGATCACTCGTGCCCAAAAGCTCAACAGATTGTGAAGTCCATAGTGGTCAAGGCTGTGGCCAAAGAAGCTCGCATGGCGGCTTCATTGCTTAGGCTCCATTTCCACGACTGTTTTGTCCAG GGCTGCGACGCATCCCTATTGTTGGACAACAGCGGAAGCATAGTCAGTGAGAAGAGGTCGAACCCAAACAGGAACTCTGCTCGAGGGTTTGAAGTTCTGGACGAGATAAAATCTGCTTTGGAGAAAGAGTGCCCACATACAGTATCTTGTGCTGATATTGTGGCTCTAGCTGCTAGAGACTCCACTGTTCTA AGCGGTGGACCCAGCTGGGAGGTTCCATTAGGAAGAAGGGACTCCAGAAGTGCAAGCTTGAGTGGCTCAAACAACAACATCCCTGCTCCAAACAACACATTCCAGACTATCCTCACCAAGTTCAAGCGACAAGGACTTAATGTCGTCGATCTTGTTGCACTATCCG GGAGCCACACGATAGGAAATGCCCGTTGCACCAGCTTCAGGCAGAGACTCTACAACCAGTCAGGCAATCGGCAACCCGGCAGTACATTTGATCAATCGTATGCTGCCCAATTGAGAACCAAATGCCCGAGATCAGGTGGTGATCAGAACCTATTTTTCTTGGACTTTGTCAGCCCAACAAAATTTGACAACAGCTATTTCAAGAACTTGTTGTATTCTAAAGGCCTTTTAAGCTCTGATCAAGTTCTTCTCACAAAGAACGAAGCATCCATGGAATTGGTGAAgacattttcagaaaacaaCAAGCTGTTCTTCGAGCAGTTTGCCCAGTCCATGATTAAGATGGGAAATATTTCTCCATTGACAGGCTCAAGGGGAGAGATTAGAAAGAATTGCAGGAAGATTAACTCCTGA
- the LOC108993513 gene encoding uncharacterized protein LOC108993513, with protein MVLQIQNFSELVHKAMLVEQNLKRGAELQEQRKRAAPQGFPSSDQGQWKKRNEGSSSSQRQIQGNHTPNPCKFCNRIHHGECRKEVRSCFKCGKDGHFIRECPLLAENNRRPNPPQNFRLNNQGNNQRRTVPARVFALTQREAEDKDDVITGIIL; from the coding sequence ATGGTCTtacagattcagaatttttcagaattagtgcACAAGGCGATGCTAGTTGAACAGAATCTTaagaggggtgctgaattgcaagaacagaggaagagagctgCTCCACAAGGGTTTCCTAGTTCGGATCAAGGgcaatggaaaaagagaaatgaggggagcagttcaagtcagagacagaTACAGGGAAATCATACACCTAACCCCTGTAAGTTCTGTAACCGCATACACCATGGGGAGTGCAGGAAGGAAGTGAgatcatgtttcaaatgcggtaaggatgggcatttcattagagaatgtcCATTGCTTGCGGAGAACAACAGAAGGCCCAACCCACCCCAAAACTTTAGGCTGAATAATCAAGGCAACAACCAGCGGAGGACTGTACCTGCTCGGGTGTTTGCTTTGACACAGAGAGAAGCTGAGGACAAGGATGATGTCATCACAGGTATAATTCTCTAA